CGGCTTCCAGGGCAACCCCGGCTCACACCCGATCCGGAGCCTTCGCGGTCCCGGGCGCCCCAGACCCTACTCACCGCAACAATTCAACCGAGAATCCCACGCTACGCGGCCGATCTCGCTTCTACCGCGCAGACTCCTAGCGGAGGCCTTCTGCCCGCCGAAGGCCCTGGCCACTCCACGGAATCACGAATCATTGGTACGTTCATGTCAAGCCGCGGACCCCCCGCGATGAAGGAGAACATCATGGCAGCAAGAAAGAAGGCAGCGCGGGCTCGCGGAGCGGGCACCCGTAGTTCGAACTGGTTCATCAAGGGCGTGGCCCGGCTCGAAAAGGAGCTGCCGCCGAACATCCGAAAACCTGTTCGTGAGGTGCGAAAGCAGCTCGAAGACATGGAGAAGCAGATCGAGAAGCTGCGCAAGGACGGCGAGAAGCGCCGAAAGCGCCTCGAAGCCGATGCAGAGAAGCTCTACCGACGCCTGGAACGCGCAGTGCGCGGAAAGCCTGCACGGAAGAAAGCCAAGCGGAAGAAGGCGGCTCGCAAGGCCACGACCAAGAAGGCCGCGCGCAAGAAGACGACCCGAAAGGCCGCGACCAAGAAGGCCGCGACCAAGAAGGCCACGCGCAAGAAGACAACCCGGAAGAAGGCGACCCGCAAGAAGACGGCTCGCTAGGGCGAGGGGCCGCCGCAGCTACTCCGCCTGGATCGTCTTCAGAAAACGGAGGACGATCCAGGCGGTACCGCGCGCGTTCGCTTCTCCGGCGGGGCCTGGGCCGAAGCCGCCTCCCCGCCGAACGCGGGTCCATGCCAGCCGCGTTCGATTGCTCGAGTGAAGGCAGGTACGCGGTGAGGCGTTTCGCCACACCGCACTGAGTCGAACGAGGTGCGGCGATTCCTCGGGCACGATGAGCGCGCGAGACGACGGCTCGAAACCTGCAGGGTATTGGCCGAGGAGAACGCGACCATGCCCTATTCCCACTACAACCGGCTCACCGCCCTCGACACCACCTTCCTCGATCTCGAGAGCGACGGCGTGCACATGCACGTGGGATCGGTCGCCACCTTCGAACCCGGCCCGCTGGCCACCCCGGACGGGGGCATCGATTTCGAGCAGATCCTGACGTTGGCCGAGACCGGCCTGCGCCGCGCACCGCGTTTCCGCCAGAAGCTCGACACAACGCCGATCACGGGCCACCCGGTGTGGATCGACGACGACCGCTTCAACCTCCACTACCACATCCGGCATACCGCCCTGCCGCTGCCCGGTGACGAACGCCGCCTCAAACGACTGGCCGGCCGCATCATGTCCCAGAAGCTCGATCGCTCGAAGCCGATGTGGGAACTCTGGTTCGTCGAAGGCCTGGAAGGTGGGCGCTTCGCGGTCATTTCGAAGGTTCACCACTGCCTGATCGATGGCATTTCCGGTGTCGAGTTGCTGGCCGCATTCATGGGCCCCGATGCGAACTACCGCCCTGTCGAGACGCACCACACATGGCGGCCTCGTTCTCGCCCGAGCCCCCTCGAACTCCTGGGCGGTGAGCTGCGCCATCGCATTGGAACGCCTGGGCGGCTCCTGAGCAATGCCTTCCGATCCCTGGAACACCCGGTCGATGGCATCGACTCCGCCGTCAAGACGGCAACCGGCTTCGTCGAAGGCCTCGGAAAGGCGCTCGCCCCCGCGTCCGAGACGCCGCTGAATGTCCCGATCGGGCCCTACCGCCGTTTCGATTGGACGCGCTTCGACCTGGACGTCGTGAAGGAGGTGAAGGCAAAACTGGGCGGAACGATCAACGACGTAGTGCTCGTATGTGTGAGCGGAGCCGTTCGACGCTTCCTGCAGCAGCAAGGCACCAGCACCCGGGACATCGACTTCCGCGTCTTCATCCCGGTCAGCACCCGCACCGAAGACGAGCGCGGCACACTCGGCAACAAAGTATCGATGCTCGTCGCTTCGCTTCCCGTCGACGAGCACGATCCGAAGCAGCGTGTGGATCGCGTCATCGCCGAGACCCGGAACCTGAAGAACTCACGACAAGCCGAGGGCACCCAGGTGCTCGAAGAACTCAGCGACTGGACCTCGACCAGCTTGATCACCGGCATGAGCCGGTTGGCCGCTGCCCGACGTTCCTACAACATGGTGGTGACGAACGTGCCCGGCCCCGGCTTCCCCGTCTTCCTGAACGGAGCGCACATGCTCGAATCCTACCCACTCGTGCCTCTGTTCGAGAATCAGGCCCTGGGCACCGCCTTGCTCAGCTACAACGGAGCCCTGCATTGGGGGTTCAATGCGGATTGGGAGGCCATGCCGGATCTGCATACGTTCGTGGCCGACATCGAGGAAGAATTCGAAGGCTTGCGCAAGCTCTGAACCCGAGAGCCAGGAGAGAGACCCGTGTCCGAGACATTCGACCGACTCACGCAGCTCGACAACTCCTTCCTCGTCTATGAGGACGCGCAGCCGCATGCGGCCATGCATGTGGCGTCGACCCAGATCCACGATGCACGACCTTTGCGTCTCGACGACGGTTCGCTGGATATCGAGCGCATCCAGGAGTACGTGCTCTCGCGCCTCGACCGCATTCCGCGCTACCGCCAGCGCCTGGCTCGCACGCCGATCGAGGGACATCCGGTCTGGATCGACGATGCCTCCTTCAACATCCACTACCACGTGCGTCATTCCCGCTTGCCGAGCCCGGGCAACGAGCGCCAGCTCAAACGGATGGCGGGCCGCATCTTCTCCCAGCGTCTCGATCGGGAGAAGCCGCTCTGGGAACTCTGGATCATCGAGGGGCTCTCGGGCGACCGCCTGGCCGTGGTCTCGAAGGTCCATCACTGCATGGTCGATGGTGTCTCCGGATCCGAGCTGATCTCCGCCCTGCTGACCAGCGAACCCCAGGAGAAGCCCGACCCCACCCGCCCCTGGCATCCCCGCGACACGCCCAGCGCCACGACCCTGGGCATGAGCGAGGTGAACCGGGTTGTACGCGCGCCGGTCCAGGCGGCCGAGGCCATGGCTCGCCTGCTGCGGGACGAAGACGACGATCGCCACGACCTTTCCGAGCGCGTCCGCGCGCTCGGGCGCATGCTGGGCAATGTCAGCGGTGCCCGCGCCCTCCCCTTCAACGAGCCGATCGGCCCCCATCGCCGACTCGATTGGACGCCGATCTCGATGGCGGAGATCAAGGAGGTGCGACGAGCCGTAGGAGGCACGGTGAATGACATCGTGCTGGCGGTGACCGCCGGCGCCGTACGGCATTACCTGACCCACACGCGCGGCATGACCCTGCACGACGAATCGTTGCGGGTCATGGCGCCGGTCAGCGTGCGCCGCAAGGACGAGCGGGGCGACCTCGGCAACCGGGTCTCGGCCTGGACACTCGACCTCCCGATCAACGAGCCGGATCCGCTCACCCGGTTGGAGACCATCTGTCAGGCCACGGCAGAGCTGAAGGAAACGAAGCAAGCGCTCGGTGCGGAAATCCTGACCCAGGCGACTGAGTGGACCGGCTCCGGGTTGCTCTCCCTGGGCGCGCGGCTGATCGTGCTGGGAACACCGTTCAACATGGTCGTCACGAACGTTCCGGGCCCGCGCGTGCCGCTCTTCCTGATGGAGTCGCCGCTACTCGAAATCCATCCCCACGTCCCGCTGATGGGAAACCTCGGCCTGGGCCTCGCCCTCTTCAGCTACGACGGCAACCTCTCGTTTGGATACTCCGCCGATTGGGACCAGATTCCCGACCTCCACGAGCTGGTCCTCGCCACCGCGGAATCCTTTGCGGAGCTGCGGGAAGCGGCGGGATTGACGCCTGCGAGCTGAAGCCTCGCCAGCCCAGAGCTGAATCCCGAGCTGCTGGAGGCTCGCGGGATTGCTATAGGCTTCCCGGATGGTGCGGGGCCACGTCGAGCAAGTTCAGCACCAGGACCCTTGGATGGACGAAGTACGGTGACGGTGCAGAGCTTGCTGGGAATCGCGCTGCTCCTGCTGTGCTGGATCGCGCCTGCCGGAGCGCAGCAAGATGCTTCGGCGCCGCCGCAAGAGCCCCATTGGAAGTACGATCCCGACAACGCCCGGGACATCCTCGAAGTTTGCGCCGCCTGTCACGGCAGGAACGGCGAAGGCGGCAAGGATGGGGAGTATCCCCGGATCGCCGGCCTTTCCGCGGACTACCTGGAACGGCAGCTGCAAGCCTTCAAGGCCCACGAGCGGATCAACATTCCCATGTATCCCTACGCAACCGAGCGCGAACTTCCGCCGGACGATGTCCGCGATATCGCACGCCTGCTCTCCGAGATCGAATTGCCGACCGAGCGACCCCCGGCCGATGTCGAGATGAGTTCGCTGGAGCGGCTCCTTGCCGTCCAGGCCGTCTTCAACGTTCCCCGAATCGACGGCGACATCGAGCGCGGCGCGGAACTCTACGACGAAGAGTGCAGCGAATGCCACGGCGAGCAGGGCTGGGGCGAGGACGACGTCCCCCAGATCGCGGGCCAGCACACGAACTATCTTCGCCGACAGATCAAGCAATTCCGGTCGGGTGAACGCGTCAACGAAGACATGGAGGACGTCTTCGACGGCTTCGACGAGGACGACATCGAGGACATCTTCGCGTACCTCGCCTCCGTGGACGATTGATCCCTGAGCGTCCTGCCATGCCGCAGTTCCGTCTCGGACGGAATCTCCTCGGACTTCGCATCGCGCGCGCCCGGCCGAACGCCCCGAAGGCGGTGTACCCTCGCAGCCTCGGACGTGCGGCTCAGGCGAGCCGCCGTGTGGCCGAAAGGATGGGTGGGGGCCGCCTGTGGCAGAGCGCCGGAAGAACACACGAAGCAAGCGGAGACTGACCGCCCGTATCGAAACGCCCGAGGGGACGTTCAGCGGGATCTCTCGGCCACGGGCCTGTTCGTGCAGACCCGCGTATCCCTGAAGCCGGGCCAGAAGGTCCACGTCGAACTTCGAGAGGCCGACGACCCGGAGATCGCCATCTCGGCCAAGGTGGTCCGACGCTATGTCGTACCCTCGCGTCTGGCTTCGATTTCGAGTAGCGGTGTTGCGCTCGGGATCGAGAATCCGAGCGAGGCATTCCTCGAACTCGTCGCTGGCCGAACAGGTGCCACGCGTGCCGCACCGGCCGCGGCTTCCGGCCCCGTCGCAGCTCCCGCCCCCGCCCCCGCCCCGGTCGCACACAAGGCGAGCGCCACCTGGCGCGTCAAGGCCAGTCAGATCGGCAAGCCCCGCACGCGCACGCTCAAGCTGGAAGCCCTCGACGAGGAATCGGCGTGCGAGGCCGCGAAGGAAGAGCTTGGTGACGACTGGGAGATCCTCGAGGCCACCCAGGACTGACGACCGTGAAGAAGCCAGAGCCTCCGCAGGCCATCCTGCTTGGGGCGACCGCAGCTCGAGATGCCGAAGCGCTCCCAAGTCGAGAGCCACACAGATGGCAAGCCGAGCCAGGAAGCAAGCGCAACATCCAGCGGAAACCCAGAGGTTCCATGGAGCGCGAGACGGCTTGCTCAACGTCTCGAAGGTCGCGCGGAGGCGGCGACGACTGGTACGGTTGATGATTGGAGGCAGGGCATGGAAGAACTTCGTGGTCGAGTGGCGGTGGTGACTGGTGCGGCGAGCGGGATCGGGCTGGCGCTCGGTCGCCGCTTCGCCGCCGAGGGGATGCGGGTCGTACTGGCGGATATCGAGTCCGAGGCACTCGAAGGCGCGCGCCGGGAACTCTGCAACTCGGGCGCGGAGGCGATCGCGGTGCAGACCGACGTCAGCCAGCCCGATGCGCTGAGCGCCCTCGCCCAGGCGACCCTCGACGCCTTCGGCAAGGTCCACGTGCTGTGCAACAACGCCGGAGTGTTCGCCGCCGGCGCGTCGTGGCAGGTGCCGCTCTCCGACTACGAGTGGGTGTTCGGCGTCAACCTGTGGGGCGTGATCCACGGCATCCAGGCCTTCGTCCCCATCATGCTCGAACAGGACGAGCCCGCGCATATCGTCAACACCGCCTCGATGGCGGGCGTGACGCGGGCCCCGATGGTCTCTGCCTACTACATGAGCAAACACGCCGTGCTCAGCCTGAGCGAGACGCTCTACCTGGAGTTGGAGAACGCGCCCATCGGTGTCTCCGTGCTCTGCCCTGAGGTCATCAGCACACGCATCGGCGACTCCGACCGCAATCGCCCGCCACACCTCAAGCGCGGCGAAGACGCCGACCTCACCACCTCCCAGCTGGTCGAGTCCGTGCTCTCGACCGCCACCGACCAGGGACTCGACCCGTCCACAATGGCCGAGCGAGCCGTGAAGGCGATCCAAGACAACCAGCTCTACATCCTCAGCGAAGAAGGCGGAGCCTGGCGCGCGGCCTGCAACGCGCGGCTCGACGATCTGCGGCTGGCTCGCAACCCGACGGGGCCTGCGCTCACGGTGGGGAACTGATCGGGAGCCCGAGCGCAAGACGCCCCGGCTTCGGCCGGGGCATCGTCGTTCGTGCCGTCTACTGCTCGACGAGCCGCCGCTGCGCGCAGGTCCAATGCCAGAACCGCTCCTCCCGCTCCACGAAATGGTCGTCCGGATTCGCGGTTACAGGTGGTGCGCTACACCCTGGACAGCCTGGCAGTCGCACCGGCGGGCCGTCGAGCAGCAACGGCTTGCCCCCGGCTGCTCGGGTGCGCCCGGTAGCCGCCCCAGCACCACCCGCTGCGGTACATGGCCAGGGGTGCCTGGCTGAAACGCCGCGCCCGTGGGCCATTTCCAGGCGGACCGATACCATGGATTCATGCAGCGCGGGCCGACACTGGTCCTGCTCGGGGTGGCCCTTGTAGGGATACT
The bacterium DNA segment above includes these coding regions:
- a CDS encoding wax ester/triacylglycerol synthase family O-acyltransferase; the encoded protein is MPYSHYNRLTALDTTFLDLESDGVHMHVGSVATFEPGPLATPDGGIDFEQILTLAETGLRRAPRFRQKLDTTPITGHPVWIDDDRFNLHYHIRHTALPLPGDERRLKRLAGRIMSQKLDRSKPMWELWFVEGLEGGRFAVISKVHHCLIDGISGVELLAAFMGPDANYRPVETHHTWRPRSRPSPLELLGGELRHRIGTPGRLLSNAFRSLEHPVDGIDSAVKTATGFVEGLGKALAPASETPLNVPIGPYRRFDWTRFDLDVVKEVKAKLGGTINDVVLVCVSGAVRRFLQQQGTSTRDIDFRVFIPVSTRTEDERGTLGNKVSMLVASLPVDEHDPKQRVDRVIAETRNLKNSRQAEGTQVLEELSDWTSTSLITGMSRLAAARRSYNMVVTNVPGPGFPVFLNGAHMLESYPLVPLFENQALGTALLSYNGALHWGFNADWEAMPDLHTFVADIEEEFEGLRKL
- a CDS encoding wax ester/triacylglycerol synthase family O-acyltransferase; this encodes MSETFDRLTQLDNSFLVYEDAQPHAAMHVASTQIHDARPLRLDDGSLDIERIQEYVLSRLDRIPRYRQRLARTPIEGHPVWIDDASFNIHYHVRHSRLPSPGNERQLKRMAGRIFSQRLDREKPLWELWIIEGLSGDRLAVVSKVHHCMVDGVSGSELISALLTSEPQEKPDPTRPWHPRDTPSATTLGMSEVNRVVRAPVQAAEAMARLLRDEDDDRHDLSERVRALGRMLGNVSGARALPFNEPIGPHRRLDWTPISMAEIKEVRRAVGGTVNDIVLAVTAGAVRHYLTHTRGMTLHDESLRVMAPVSVRRKDERGDLGNRVSAWTLDLPINEPDPLTRLETICQATAELKETKQALGAEILTQATEWTGSGLLSLGARLIVLGTPFNMVVTNVPGPRVPLFLMESPLLEIHPHVPLMGNLGLGLALFSYDGNLSFGYSADWDQIPDLHELVLATAESFAELREAAGLTPAS
- a CDS encoding c-type cytochrome produces the protein MTVQSLLGIALLLLCWIAPAGAQQDASAPPQEPHWKYDPDNARDILEVCAACHGRNGEGGKDGEYPRIAGLSADYLERQLQAFKAHERINIPMYPYATERELPPDDVRDIARLLSEIELPTERPPADVEMSSLERLLAVQAVFNVPRIDGDIERGAELYDEECSECHGEQGWGEDDVPQIAGQHTNYLRRQIKQFRSGERVNEDMEDVFDGFDEDDIEDIFAYLASVDD
- a CDS encoding PilZ domain-containing protein produces the protein MWPKGWVGAACGRAPEEHTKQAETDRPYRNARGDVQRDLSATGLFVQTRVSLKPGQKVHVELREADDPEIAISAKVVRRYVVPSRLASISSSGVALGIENPSEAFLELVAGRTGATRAAPAAASGPVAAPAPAPAPVAHKASATWRVKASQIGKPRTRTLKLEALDEESACEAAKEELGDDWEILEATQD
- a CDS encoding SDR family NAD(P)-dependent oxidoreductase, yielding MEELRGRVAVVTGAASGIGLALGRRFAAEGMRVVLADIESEALEGARRELCNSGAEAIAVQTDVSQPDALSALAQATLDAFGKVHVLCNNAGVFAAGASWQVPLSDYEWVFGVNLWGVIHGIQAFVPIMLEQDEPAHIVNTASMAGVTRAPMVSAYYMSKHAVLSLSETLYLELENAPIGVSVLCPEVISTRIGDSDRNRPPHLKRGEDADLTTSQLVESVLSTATDQGLDPSTMAERAVKAIQDNQLYILSEEGGAWRAACNARLDDLRLARNPTGPALTVGN